DNA from Petropleomorpha daqingensis:
CGGCGTAGCCGGTGCCGGTGACGGCCTCGATGGCCAGGCCGAGCAGCGAGTAGCCGATGTTGGAGTACTTGAAGTGCTCGTTGCGGCCGAGCACCGCGCCCTCGGCGGTGGCGATCTCGGTCAGCCGGTCGGCGTCCGGGAACGGGTGCAGCAGCTGCCAGTGGTCGCAGTCGCGGCCGTCGCGGATGACGCCGCCCTGGTGACCGAGCAGCTCGCGGACGGTCACCTCCGCGAGCGCCGAGCCGGCCAGGGCCGGCACCCACCGCACGATCGGGTCGTCCAGCCGCATCCGGCCCGCCTCGACCAGCTGCAGCACGGCCGTGGCGGTGAACGTCTTGGAGTGCGAGGCGATCCGGAACAGGTGGCCCGTGGTGAGCGGCTCGCCGGTGCTCTCGTCGGCGACGCCGACCGCCGTGTCGAGCACCAGCCGGTCCCCCACCCGGATCGCCGCCTGGACGCCGGGGACCCTGGCCCGGCGCCGCTGGAGGTCCAGCCAGGACTCGAGGTAGGGCGCGAGCTCGGCCGCCACGTCGGCGGTCTCGGCAACGGTGCGGCTCATGGCACCAGACCACCACACCCCGCCCGGACGCCGGTGTGGTGGGCTGGGCGGGTGCAACGGTGGTCGGTCGTGGTCCCGGCGAAGCGGCTCGCGCTGGCCAAGACGCGGCTGCGCCCGCTCACCGACGGCGCCCGGGTCGGGCACGCCGACGTCGTCCTGGCCCTGCTGGCCGACACGGTGGCCGCGGCGCTGGACTGCCCCCGGGTGGAGCGGGTGCTCGTCGTGACGGACGACCCGGCCGCGGCCGAGACGGTCCGGGCGCTGGGCGCCGGCACGGTCGCCGACGAGCCCGACGAGGGGCTCAACCCCGCGCTCGTGCACGGCGCGCTCAGCACCGGCGCCACGGCGGTGGCAGCGCTCTCCTCCGACCTCCCCTCGCTGCGCCCCGAGGAGCTCGCCGCGGCGCTGGACGCGGCCGGGGCGGCGCCGCGCTGCTTCGTCGCCGACGCCGAGGGCACCGGGACCACGCTGCTGACCGCCGTCGGTGTCCCGCTGGACCCCCGGTTCGGCCAGGGGTCGGCGGCCGCGCACCGGGCGAGCGGCGCCGTCCTGCTCGAGGGCGCCTGGCCGGGGCTGGCCACCGACGTCGACACGGAGGCCGCGATGCGCACCGCGCTGGCCCTGGGGGTCGGCCCGGCGACCGCCGGGGTCGCCGCCCGTCTCGGCGTCGCCAGCGGCTGCCGGTAGGAGGCGCTCCCGTCGTTCACCTCGGTGCGGCACGATGACGTCGTGGCCCCTCAGTCGGCATCGACCAGGACGGCACCAGCGGAGCAGACGCTGCCGGCCGACCGCTTCCTCAACCGTGAGCTTTCCTGGCTGGACTTCAACGCGCGCGTCCTCGAACTGGCCGAGGACGACGCCCTGCCGCTGCTGGAACGGGTGAAGTTCCTCGCGATCTTCGCCAGCAACCTCGACGAGTTCTTCATGGTCCGCATCGCAGGGCTCAAGCGTCGGCACAGCACCGGCCTGACCGTGCGCTCCCCCGACGGGCTGACCATCCGCGAGCAGCTGACCCGGGTCACCGAGCGCACGCAGGACCTCGTGCACCGGCACGCGAACGTGTTCCTCAAGGACGTCACGCCGCTGCTGGAGGAGTCCGGCATCCGGATCGTCCACTGGGCCGAGATCGGCGACACCGACGCGACGCGGCTGCGGGAGTACTTCCGCGACCAGGTCTTCCCCGTGCTGACCCCGCTGGCCGTCGACCCCGCGCACCCGTTTCCCTACATCAGCGGGCTCTCGCTCAACCTCGCCGTCTCGGTGCGCGACACCGACACCGGCACCTCGCACTTCGCGCGGGTCAAGGTGCCCAACAACGTGCCGCGGTTCGTGCCCGTGGGGCAGGCCGACACCAGCGCGACGTTCCTGCCGCTCGAGGACCTCATCGCCGCGCACCTCCCGCAGCTGTTCCCGGGCCTGGAGGTGGTCGCCCACCACCTGTTCCGGGTCACCCGCAACGCCGACCTGGAGGTCGAGGAGGACCGCGACGAGGACCTCCTGCAGGCCCTCGAGCGCGAGCTCGCCCGGCGGCGCTTCGGCCCGGCGGTGCGGCTCGAGGTCACCGACGCGATGGACCCGCAGATCCTCGAGCTGCTGCTGTCGGAGCTGGAGATCGGCACCCAGGACGTCGTCGTCGTCCCGGGTCTGCTCGACCTGGCCTCGCTGTGGCAGCTGTACGACCTCGACCGGCCGGAGCTCAAGGACGAGCCGTTCGTGCCGGCCACCCACCCGCGGCTGAGCGAGGGCGAGACGCCGCAGAGCGTGTTCGCGATGCTGCGCGAGGGCGACGTCCTGGTCCACCACCCGTACCAGTCGTTCGCGACCAGCGTGCAGCGGTTCATCGAGCAGGCCGCCGCCGACCCGAACGTGCTGGCGATCAAGCAGACGCTGTACCGGACGTCCGGTGACTCCCCGATCGTCAACGCGCTGGTCGACGCCGCGGAGGCCGGCAAGCAGGTCGTCGTCCTCGTCGAGATCAAGGCGCGCTTCGACGAGGAGGCCAACATCAGCTGGGCCCGTGAGCTGGAGAAGGCGGGCTGCCACGTCGTCTACGGCCTGGTCGGGCTGAAGACGCACTGCAAGACCGCGCTGGTCGTCCGCCGCGAGGGCGGCGTGATCCGGCGCTACTGCCACATCGGCACCGGCAACTACAACCCGAAGACGGCGCGGATCTACGAGGACCTCGGCATCCTGACCGCCGACCCGCGGGTCGGCGCCGACCTGACCGACCTGTTCAACACCCTCACCGGCTACTCGCGGCAGACGGCCTACCGCACGCTCATGGTGGCGCCGCACGGCGTGCGCAACGGGCTGCTGGACAAGATCCGGCGGGAGATGCGGCACGCGGCGGAGGGCCGGCCGGCCGGGATCCGGTTCAAGGTCAACTCGCTGGTCGACGAGCAGATCATCGACGCGCTCTACGAGGCGTCGATCGCCGGCGTCCCGGTCGAGCTGCTCATCCGCGGCATCTGCGCGCTGCGGCCGGGGGTGGCGGGCCTGTCGGAGAACATCGAGGTCCGGTCGATCGTCGGCCGGTTCCTCGAGCACTCGCGGGTGATGTCGTTCACCAACGGCGGCGACCCGGAGTTCTGGATCGGCAGCTCCGACCTGATGCACCGCAACCTCGACCGGCGCGTCGAGGTGCTGCTCAAGGTCTGCGACGAGCGCGCCCGGGAGGAGCTGGGCGCGACGCTCGACCGCGCGATGGCCCCGGAGGTGCGCTGCTGGACCCTCGGTCCGGACGGCGAGTGGACCCGCAGCGGCGAGTGCGACTACCAGGCCGAGCTGATCCACCAGGCCGGTGAGCAGGCCGGCTGAGCCGGTGCTCGCCGCGGGCGGTGCGGTCTGGCGGACCTCCGCCGACGGGTCGCTGGAGACCGTGGTGGTGCACCGGCCGAAGTACGACGACTGGTCGCTGCCCAAGGGCAAGCTCGACCAGGGCGAGCACGCGGTGCAGGCGGCCGTCCGCGAGGTCGACGAGGAGACCGGCCTGACCGTGGTCGTGGGCCGGCGCAGCCTCCGCACCCGGTACGCCGTCGAGGAGGGCGACAAGCAGGTCGACTACTGGCTGCAGCAGGCGATCGGCGGCGAGTTCGAGCCGAACTCCGAGGTCGACGAGCTGCGCTGGCTGCCGCTGCCGGAGGCGACCGCGCAGGTCACCCACGACCACGACCGCGCGGTGCTGGCCGACCTCGCCCGGGACGACGTCCCGCGAGCCCCCACCCTGCTGCTGGTTCGGCACGGCAGCGCCGGCGTCCGGTCGGAGTGGGACGGTCCCGACGAGCTGCGCCCCCTCGACGCCAAGGGTCACCGGCAGGCCGCGCGGCTGGCCGAGGCGCTGTCGCTGTTCGCGCCGACGACGGTGCTGTCGGCCGAGCGGACCCGCTGCCGGGAGACGGTGCAGCCGCTGGCCGAGCGCCTGGGCCTGCCGGTGCTGCCCAGCCCGGAGCTCGGCGAGGAGGAGTTCCACGAGGACCCCCAGGCCGGGCTGGCGCTGGTGGAGCGGCTGCTGGAGCCGCGCGACCGGCCGGGCGTCACCGTCGTGTGCAGCCAGGGCGGCGCGATCCCGTCGGTGCTCATGGCCCTCGGGGTGCGCTGGGAGGGCATGACCGGGCGGCTCTACCCGCCGTCGGCCAAGGGCAGCACCTGGGCGCTCGGCGGCCGGCCCGGCGCGCTGTCCGCGGACTACTACCGCGACTTCAACGCGCCGTCCTGAGCCGGCCCGTCCTCAGCGGGCGGGCTGGGCCTGGGGCTTCCAGGAGGGGCGCTGCGCCTCGTAGGCCTCGATGTCCTCGAGGTGCCGCTCGGTGAGGCCGACGTCGTCCAGGCCCTCGAGCAGCCGCCAGCGGGTGTAGTCCTCGACCTCGAAGGTCAGGGTCACCGCGCCGTAGCGGATCTCCTTGGCCTCGAGGTCGACCGTCACCTGCAGCGACGGGTCCTCCTCGATGGCCTTCCAGAGCGCCTCGACGTCCTCCTGCGGCAGCAGGACGGTGAGCAGCCCGGCCTTGGTCGAGTTGTTGCGGAAGATGTCGCCGAACCGCGAGCTGATGACGACCCGGAAGCCGCCGTCCAGCAGCGCCCAGACGGCGTGCTCGCGGGACGAGCCGGTGCCGAAGTCCGGCCCGGCGACCAGGATCGAGGCGTCGGCGTACTGCGGCAGGTTGAGCACGAACTCCGGCTCGTTGGTCCGCCAGGCGCTGAACAGGCCGTCCTCGAAGCCGGTGCGGGTGATCCGCTTGAGGTACTCGGCCGGGATGATCTGGTCGGTGTCGACGTTGCTGCGGCGCAGCGGGGCCGCCGTGCCGGTGTGGGTGGTGAAGGCGTCCATGGTGGTCAGACTCCAGCCGTCTCGAGGTCTGCGGGGGCGGTCAGGCGGCCGGTCAGCGCGGTCGCCGCGGCGACGGCCGGCGAGACGAGGTGGGTGCGGCCACCCTTGCCCTGGCGGCCCTGGAAGTTGCGGTTGCTCGTGGACGCCGAGCGCTCCCCCGGCTTGAGCTGGTCGGGGTTCATGCCCAGGCACATCGAGCACCCGGCGCCGCGCCACTCGGCACCGGCGTCGAGGAACACCTTGTCCAGGCCCTCGGCCTCGGCCTGGTTCTTCACGCCCACCGAGCCCGGGACGACGAGCATCCGGGTCTCCGGGTCGATCGTCCTCCCGCGCAGCATCTCGGCGGCCACCCGCAGGTCCTCGATCCGGCCGTTGGTGCAGGAGCCGAGGAACACGGTGTCGACCTTGATCTCGCGCAGCGGCGTGCCGGCGGTCAGGCCCATGTACTCCAGGGCCGACTCGGCGGCGCGGCGGTCGCTCTCGTCGGCGAAGTCGGCCGGGTCGGGCACCCGCTCGGAGATCGGGAGGCCCTGGCCCGGGTTGGTGCCCCAGGTGACGTAGGGCGTCAGGGACGAGGCGTCGATGTGCACCTCGCGGTCGAAGACGGCGTCGTCGTCGGTGCGCAGCGTCTGCCAGTACTCGACGGCGGCGTCCCAGTCGGCCCCGGACGGCGCGTGCGGGCGGCCCTCGAGGAACTCGAAGGTCGTCTCGTCGGGCGCGATCAGCCCGGCGCGGGCGCCGGCCTCGATCGACATGTTGCAGATCGTCATGCGGGCCTCCATCGACAGCTTCTCGATGGCGCTGCCGCGGTACTCGATGACGTGCCCCTGGCCGCCGCCGGTGCCGATCTGGGCGATGACGGCCAGGATGATGTCCTTCGCCGAGACGCCGGGCGGCAGGTCGCCGTCCACGGTGACCGCCATCTGCTTGGGCCGGTACTGCGGCAGGGTCTGCGTGGCGAGCACGTGCTCGACCTCGCTGGTGCCGATGCCGAAGGCCAGGGCGCCGAAGGCGCCGTGCGTGGAGGTGTGGCTGTCGCCGCAGACGATCGTTGTGCCCGGCTGGGTCAGCCCGAGCTGCGGGCCGATGACGTGCACGATGCCCTGGTCGCGGTCGCCCATGGGCGCCAGGCGGATGCCGAACTCGGCGGCGTTCGCGCGCAGGGCCTCGACCTGGGCGCGGCTGACCGGGTCGGCGATCGGCTTGAGGATGTCCAGGGTCGGGACGTTGTGGTCCTCGGTGGCCATCGTCAGGTCGGGACGGCGGACCGTGCGGCCGGCCGCGCGCAGCCCGTCGAAGGCCTGCGGGCTGGTGACCTCGTGGACGAGGTGCAGGTCGATGTAGAGCAGGTCCGGCTCACCGGCGGCGCTGCGCACGACGTGGGCGTCGTAGACCTTCTCGGCCAGGGTCTTGGGCACGGGTCTCTCCTGGGACTGGCGATCTCACTATGTGGGATGCGAGTATTGCTGTGTGGGACAGCCTAACCCCGTTGCGGTTCTGGACAAAGCAGTGGCCATCCTCCGGGCCGTCGCCGAGGAGCCGGCCACGCTCGCGGACCTGGTCGCCCGCACCGGCCTGCCCCGCGCGACGGCGCACCGGCTGGCCGTGGCGCTCGAGGGACACCGCCTCGTGGAGCGCACCGAGAGCGGGGTCTGGACCACCGGCGCCGGGCTGCGCGAGCTGGCGCGCAGCGGTCCCGACCTGGCCGAGCTCGCCGAGCGGCACCTGGTCACCCTGCGCGACGTCAGCGGCGAGAGCGCGCAGTTCTACGTCCGGGACGGCGCCTCGCGGGTCTGCGTCGCCGCCGCCGAGCGGGCGCACGGGCTGCGCGACACCGTGCCGGTCGGCGCCCGGCTGCCGCTGACCGCGGGCTCGGCCGCCCACGCGCTGCTCGCCTTCGCCCCGGCCGACGAGGTCAACCCGCTGCTGCCCTCGGCCAGCTTCACCGCCCGCACGCTGCTCGACGTCCGCCGGCGCGGCTGGGCGCACAGCGTCGCCGAGCGCGAGGCCGGGGTCGCCTCGCTGTCCGCGCCGGTGCGGGACGGCGCCGGGGGCGTGCTCGGGGCGGTGTCGATCTCCGGGCCGGTCGAGCGGCTGGGCCGCCGCCCGTCCCCCGAGGTCATCGGCGCCGTCCTGGACGCCGCCGCCGCCATCTCCCGCGCCGCCCGCTGACCCTCAGCGCAGGCGGGCCGGGTCGCCGCGGTGGACGGTGCCGCCGCGGAGCACCGACGCCGTCAGCCCGAAGGTCACCCCGGGCCGCGTCCCCAGGGTCTTGAGGATGCGGCCGTCGCGCGGCAGGTCGGCCTGGGCCAGGTCGACCATGCGGCAGCGCGGCATGCCGCCGTCGACCCGCAGCACGACGTCCCCGCCGAGGAGCAGCTCCCGGCCGATCCAGGCGTCCTCCACGAAGCCGGTCCCGGGCACCTCCAGGACGACGTTCGCGCGGAAGCGCTCGGGGTCGAGCGGCTCGCCCAGCAGGGCGGCCAGCGCGCGCAGCCCCGCGGTCGTGACGACGTGCACCGGCGACTCGTCGTGGTGCCGCACGTCGCTCTCGGGCCGCAGCGCCAACGGCCTGCCCAGCGCGTCGCTGAGACGAGCGGCCGCGGCGGGGTCGTCCGCCCGCAGCCACCGGCCGTCGGCGAACTCGATCTCGGGCACGGCGCCGCGCAGGACCGCGCGGTGGTCGAGCAGGCCGTCCACCCGCCGGAACCGCCGGGTGGTCTTGCCGCTGCCGATCCCGCCGTCGGGGCAGTACGCCGCCCAGCTCCGGTCTCCGACGACGCCGCGGGGCTCGAGGTCCAGCGCCTCGCACGGCTCACCACGCATCGACTTCACCGGATAGCGGGCGAGCGCCGCCACGCGAGGCGTCTCGGGAGGGAGGGCTGTCATCGCCCGCAGTCTCGCGCACACTGCTCCCATGACCGCCACGGAGACCAACGCCGGCCGGGCCCGCATCGCCGAGCCGGGCGAGGGCATCGGGCTCGACGAGCTCGCCCTGGCCACCCGCAACCACGGCATGCCGCTGGAGGCGCTGCGCTACGACGTCACGCCGCCCGGGCTGCACTACGTGCTCACGCACTACGACATCCCCGCGGTCGATCCCGGCACGTGGCGGCTGGAGATCGGCGGCGCGGTCGAGCGGTCGCTGTCGCTCGGCCTCGAGGAGCTGCAGCGCCGTCCCGAGGTCAGCGCGCGGGTGCTCCTGGAGTGCGCCGGAAACGGCCGCGCCCGCTTCGAGCCGCGCCCGGTGAGCCAGCCGTGGCTGCTCGAGGCGGTCGGCACGGCGGAGTGGACCGGGACGCCGCTGGCGCCGCTGCTGGAGGAGGCGGGCGTGCCGGCCGATGCGGTCGACGTCGTCTTCACCGGCGCCGACCACGGCGTGGAACGCGGCGTCGAGCAGGACTACGCCCGCGGCCTGCCGCTGGCCGAGGCGCTGCGAGCGGACGCGCTGCTGGTGTGGGGCATGAACGGCGCGCCGCTGCCGCCGCAGCACGGGGCGCCGCTGCGGTTGATCATCCCCGGCTGGTACGGCATGGCCCACGTGAAGTGGCTGCAGCGCATCGAGGTCCTGACCCGCCCGTTCGACGGCTTCCAGAACGCCACCGCCTACCGGATCAAGGTCGACTCGCACGAGGACGGCGAGCCGGTCACCCGCATCCGCCCGCGCGCCCTGCTGGCCCCGCCCGGCTGGCCGGACTTCATGACCCGCGAGCGGTTCGTCCGGCCCGGCCCGGTGACCGTCGCCGGCCGGGCGTGGTCGGGCGCGGCGCCGGTGAACCGGGTCGAGGTCAGCACCGACGGCGGCGCCACCTGGGACGACGCCGTCCTGGCCCCGGCGGACCCCGAGCACCCCTACGCCTGGCGGGCGTGGAGCTACGAGTGGACGGCCACCCCCGGCCGCGCCGAGCTGCTGGTCCGGGCGGCCGACGAGTCCGGCGACACCCAGCCGGTCGAGCAGGAGTGGAACCGCCAGGGCATGGCGAACAACCTCGTCCAGCGCGTGCCCGTCACCGTGGTGACGTGACAGGGCGGCCCCGTCCCGGGTCCCGCCCTGAGCGTGCGAAGGGTGGGGAGGACGGGGTCCTTCTAATGGCCCGGGTGGTTGGCCTCGTCCATGTTCTCGTGGGCCTCGGCGACCGCCTTCTCGTCCACGATGACCGGCCGCCACCGCGTCCAGACCGCGAAGGCGATGGCCACGACGATCATCACCAGACCGGCCCAGAGGTTGGCGTTGACGCCACCGGTCTTCTCCTTGTCGTCGGCGGAGTCGAAGAAGATCCCCATCACGACGAGGACGACGCCGTAGAGGCCGATCAGGCCGGCGATGAAGACCCGGACGTCGTAGGCGCCCGCGGTGTGCTTGCGGCCGCCGTCCTGGGATGCGGGAGTGCTCATGACAGGCTCCTCAGCGGAAGATCGCGTTCAGGGCGATGACCATCACGAGCGAGATGCCCGCGAGCTTGGTCGGTGACTGGTACCAGGGCAGCCGGTGTTCGTCGGGGTCGGTCCGCTGCTCCTTCGGCGTCTCGGAGTAGACGAGGCCGACGAGCTCCGACGCGGGCTTGGGTCGCGTCACGAGGGTGACGGAGACGCTGACGACGACGTCGACGACGAACGCGGCGCTGGCGGCCGCGAAGCTCGCACCCTGACCGCTGAGCGGGATCGCCCCCACCGAGAGGCCGCCGAGCGCGTCCTGGCTCAGCACGGCGACGAGCACGGCGCCGAGCGTGCCGGAGACCAGTCCCATCCAGCCGGCGGTCGCCGTCATCCGCTTCCAGAACATGCCCAGGATGAAGGTGGCGAACAGCGGCGCGTTGAAGAAGCCGAACAGGGTCTGCAGGTAGTCCATCAGGTTGCTGTAGCCGGAGGCGATCAGCGCCGTCCCGATGGCGATGATCGTGGCGGCGACGGTGGCCAGCCGGCCGATCCGCAGGTAGTAGCCGTCCGGCCGGTCCTTCTTCACGTACTGCTGCCAGATGTCGTAGCTGAAGACGGTGTTGAAGGCCGAGATGTTGGCCGCCATGCCGGCCATGAAGGCCGCCAGGAGGCCGGCGAGCGCCACACCGAGCAGCCCGTTCGGCAGCGTGTCGCGGATCAGCAGCAGGATCGAGTTGTTGTAGTCGAAGCTCTCGCTGCCCTCCGACTTCGCCTTCGCCAGGGTGGGCACGAGGATGCCGGCGATGATCCCCGGGACCACCACGAGGAACGGCACGAACATCTTGGGGAACGATCCGATGATCGGCGTGGCCCGTGCCGCGGACATCGACTTGGTCGCAAACGCGCGCTGCACCTCGACGAAGTTCGTCGTCCAGTAGCCGAAGGACTGCACGAAGCCCAGACCGAACACGATGCCGATCACCGACCAGACGGGGCTGGAGAAGCCGGTGAGCTCGGTGCCGGGCCAGGACCGCAGCTGCTCGGAGTCGCCGGCCGCCGTGACCTTGTCGATCAGGCCACCGATGCCGCCGACGCGGTGCAGCCCGATCAGGGTGAGCGGCAGCAGCGCCGCGACGATCACGAAGAACTGCAGCACCTCGTTGTAGATCGCGGCCGAGAGCCCGCCGAGGGTGATGTAGCTGAGGACCACTGCCGCGGCGATGAGCAGCGAGATCCACAGCGGCCACCCGAGGAGCAGCTCGACGATGTGCGCCAGCAGGTACAGGTTGATCCCCGCGATGAGCACCTGGGCGACCGCGAAGCTGATCGCGTTGACCAGGTGCGCCCCCGTCCCGAACCGGCGGCGCATGAACTCGGGGACGCTGCGGACCTTGGACCCGTAGTAGAAGGGCATCATCACGATGCCCAGGAAGAGCATCGCCGGGACGGCGCCGACCCAGAAGTAGTGCATGGTCGCCATGCCGAACTGGGCGCCGTTGGCGGACATGCCGACGATCTCGACAGCACCGAGGTTGGCCGAGATGAAGGCCAGCCCGGTGATCCACGCCGGCAGCGAGCGGCCGGACAGGAAGAAGTCCAGGCTGTCGGAGACCCGGCGGCGGGCGGCGAACCCGATCCCCAGGACGACCGCGAAGTACACGACGACGAGCGCGTAGTCGACGAAGGACGCGTCGAGTCTCAAGTTGTCCACGAGAACCGGTGCTTCCCGCAAGTGCGGGGTTCATGCGCGGTTTTTTGATCTTCCTCGGATCGTGTCAGCCGAGGCGCCGGGCTCCCGCCGAGGGGACCGCGACGAACGTCCGCGGCGGCGCCGGCGCCACGGCCGTGAAGCGCTGCACGATCGCCGCGGTGACCTCGTCGAGCCGGTCGGCGTCGACCAGCGCGATGGCGCTGCCGCCGAAGCCACCGCCGACCATCCGCGCGCCGTACGCCCCGGCCCCGACCGCCGCCTCGACGACCAGGTCGAGCAGGTCGGTGGAGATCTGGAAGTCGTCGCGCAGCGACTCGTGGCCGGCGGTGAGCACCGGCCCGATCGCCCGGACGTCGTCCTTCGCGCGCAGGGTGGCGACGACCTCGAGCACCCGGGCGTCTTCGGTCACGATGTGCCGGGCGCGGCGCAGCAGCACCTCGCCCTCGGCGGTGCCGTCGTCCAGGACGGCGAGCGCGGCGACGTCGTCGACCTCGCGGAGCAGCTGCACCCCCAGCCGGGCGGCTGCGTCCTCGCACTCGCGACGGCGGTCGCCGTACCCGCCGCCGGCGTGCTCGTGGGCCTGGCCGGTGTCGACGACGAGCAGCGCGAGCCCGGCGGCGGCCAGGTCGAAGGGCACCTGCTCGCGGCTGCGGTCGCGGGTGTCGAGGAACAGCGCGTGCCCTTCGGTGCAGAGCATCGAGGCGGACTGGTCGAGGATGCCGGTGGGGGCGCCGACGAAGTCGTTCTCCGCCCGGCGGGCCACGTCGACCAGGTCGTCGGCGGACAGCCCCGGCGCGCAGAGGTCGCGCACGGCGAGGGCGACGGCGCACTCGAGGGCGGCGGAGGAGGACAACCCCGCCCCGGCCGGGACGTCGCTGTCGACCAGCACCGACAGCCCGCCGACCGCGGCGACGGCGTCGCGCAGCCCGTGCACCACGCCCGCGGGGTAGCCGGCCCAGCCGCTCGGGTGCCCGGGGGTCAGCTCGGCCACGGGGACGACGACGTCGTCCTCGGGCTGCTGCACCGAGCTGAACGCGACGGCGCCGTCGGTGCGCGGCGCCACGGCGGCCCGCGTGGTGTGCGGCAGCGCCATCGGCAGCACGAAGCCGCCGTTGTAGTCGGTGTGCTCGCCGATCACGTTCACCCGGCCCGGCGCCGCCCAGACGCCGGCGGGCTCGGTGCCGAACCGGGCGGTGAACGCCTCGCGGGCCGCCTTGAGCGCCTGCTCGTCGTTCACGGGACCACCACGGCGCGCAGCTGCTCGGCGACGTCCTCGGGGTTGGTGTCGGTGATGAACGCGCCCATGCCCGACTCGGAGCCGGCGAGGTACTTCAGCTTGGACTCGGCCCGCCGGATCGAGAACAGCTGCAGGTGCAACCACCACTCGTCGCGGCCCTCGCGGACCGGGGCCTGGTTCCACGCCGCGATGTAGGGCATCGGGCTGTGGAACCGGTGCCGGAACCGGCCGAGGACGTCGAGGTAGACCTCGACGAACGCGTCGCGCTGGGCGTCGTCGAGGGCGGGCAGGTCGGGCACCCGGGCGGTCGGGAAGAACTGCACCTCGTAGGGCCAGCGCGCGGCCGCCGGGACGAACGCCGTCCAGTGGTCGTTCTCGGCCACCACGCGCGGGCCCTTGCGCTCGCTCTCCACGACCTCGGCGAACACGTCGCCGTCGGCCCGGCGGACGGTGTCGAGGATCGTGGCCGCCCGCGGCGGGATGTAGGGGTAGGCGTAGATCTGCCCGTGCGGGTGGGAGAGGGTCACCCCGATCTCCTCGCCGTGGTTCTCGAACGGGAAGACGTACTCGACCCCGTCGATGGCGCCGAGCTCCGCGGTGCGGTCGGCCCAGACGTCGACGACCAGGCGCGCCCGGTCGGGGCCGAGCTCGGCGAAGGCGCGGTCGTGCTCGTCGGTGAAGCAGACGACCTCGCAGCGCCCGAACCCCGGCCGCAGCTCGGCCAGGGGCGCCCCGGGAGCGGTCGGCGGGACGTCGCGCTCGACGGCGGTCGCCAGCGAGGGGAACCGGTTCTCGAAGACGACGACCTGGTACGCGCTCTCGGGGATCTCCGTGGGCCGCCCGGGGCGGGACGGGTCGAGCGGGCACTCGTCGGCCGGCGGCAGGAAGGTCCGCGACTGCCGGTGCGAGGCGATCGCCACCCACTCCCCCAGCAGGGCGTCGTAGCGCAGCTGCGAGTGCGTGCTCACCGGGGGCAGGTCGCGCGTGTCCTCGGCGGTGCGGGACACCGGGTGCCGGTCGTCGTCGTAGTAGAGGATCTCCCGGCCGTCGGCCAGTCGACGACTCGTGCGGATCACCCTGGACCGACCTCCCGCGGCAGCGTCGTGCGGCCGGATTCGGCCCCCACGACGCTATCCCCGCGTCGTGATCTTGGGCCAGCCGGGTCGGGGTCCGTTCCCCCGGACGAGGGCCGGTGGGACCGCGAGAGCCCCCGGCCTGGGAAGGCCGGGGGCTCTCGGTGCGTAGCCCCGAAGGGATTCGAACCCTCGCTACCGCCGTGAGAGGGCGGCGTCCTGGGCCGCTAGACGACGGGGCCGTGCGGTGGTGCTGTCCTACAGAGTAGGTGAGGCGGTGGTGCTCTTCCTCGCTGGGGTACCAGGACTCGAACCTAGACTAACGGAGCCAGAATCCGTCGGGCTGCCAATTACCCCATACCCCAATGCTGGCGCGGCACCTCGCGGCGCCAGGAAGAGACCATACCCGACGTCGGACGGACGGGTCTCACCACCCCCGGGGCGTGGCGGGCGCCGGCACGGCGGCCGGTCCGGGAA
Protein-coding regions in this window:
- a CDS encoding sodium:solute symporter family protein, which codes for MDNLRLDASFVDYALVVVYFAVVLGIGFAARRRVSDSLDFFLSGRSLPAWITGLAFISANLGAVEIVGMSANGAQFGMATMHYFWVGAVPAMLFLGIVMMPFYYGSKVRSVPEFMRRRFGTGAHLVNAISFAVAQVLIAGINLYLLAHIVELLLGWPLWISLLIAAAVVLSYITLGGLSAAIYNEVLQFFVIVAALLPLTLIGLHRVGGIGGLIDKVTAAGDSEQLRSWPGTELTGFSSPVWSVIGIVFGLGFVQSFGYWTTNFVEVQRAFATKSMSAARATPIIGSFPKMFVPFLVVVPGIIAGILVPTLAKAKSEGSESFDYNNSILLLIRDTLPNGLLGVALAGLLAAFMAGMAANISAFNTVFSYDIWQQYVKKDRPDGYYLRIGRLATVAATIIAIGTALIASGYSNLMDYLQTLFGFFNAPLFATFILGMFWKRMTATAGWMGLVSGTLGAVLVAVLSQDALGGLSVGAIPLSGQGASFAAASAAFVVDVVVSVSVTLVTRPKPASELVGLVYSETPKEQRTDPDEHRLPWYQSPTKLAGISLVMVIALNAIFR
- a CDS encoding IclR family transcriptional regulator — protein: MAILRAVAEEPATLADLVARTGLPRATAHRLAVALEGHRLVERTESGVWTTGAGLRELARSGPDLAELAERHLVTLRDVSGESAQFYVRDGASRVCVAAAERAHGLRDTVPVGARLPLTAGSAAHALLAFAPADEVNPLLPSASFTARTLLDVRRRGWAHSVAEREAGVASLSAPVRDGAGGVLGAVSISGPVERLGRRPSPEVIGAVLDAAAAISRAAR
- a CDS encoding MOSC domain-containing protein — its product is MTALPPETPRVAALARYPVKSMRGEPCEALDLEPRGVVGDRSWAAYCPDGGIGSGKTTRRFRRVDGLLDHRAVLRGAVPEIEFADGRWLRADDPAAAARLSDALGRPLALRPESDVRHHDESPVHVVTTAGLRALAALLGEPLDPERFRANVVLEVPGTGFVEDAWIGRELLLGGDVVLRVDGGMPRCRMVDLAQADLPRDGRILKTLGTRPGVTFGLTASVLRGGTVHRGDPARLR
- the galK gene encoding galactokinase; translation: MNDEQALKAAREAFTARFGTEPAGVWAAPGRVNVIGEHTDYNGGFVLPMALPHTTRAAVAPRTDGAVAFSSVQQPEDDVVVPVAELTPGHPSGWAGYPAGVVHGLRDAVAAVGGLSVLVDSDVPAGAGLSSSAALECAVALAVRDLCAPGLSADDLVDVARRAENDFVGAPTGILDQSASMLCTEGHALFLDTRDRSREQVPFDLAAAGLALLVVDTGQAHEHAGGGYGDRRRECEDAAARLGVQLLREVDDVAALAVLDDGTAEGEVLLRRARHIVTEDARVLEVVATLRAKDDVRAIGPVLTAGHESLRDDFQISTDLLDLVVEAAVGAGAYGARMVGGGFGGSAIALVDADRLDEVTAAIVQRFTAVAPAPPRTFVAVPSAGARRLG
- a CDS encoding sulfite oxidase, whose translation is MTATETNAGRARIAEPGEGIGLDELALATRNHGMPLEALRYDVTPPGLHYVLTHYDIPAVDPGTWRLEIGGAVERSLSLGLEELQRRPEVSARVLLECAGNGRARFEPRPVSQPWLLEAVGTAEWTGTPLAPLLEEAGVPADAVDVVFTGADHGVERGVEQDYARGLPLAEALRADALLVWGMNGAPLPPQHGAPLRLIIPGWYGMAHVKWLQRIEVLTRPFDGFQNATAYRIKVDSHEDGEPVTRIRPRALLAPPGWPDFMTRERFVRPGPVTVAGRAWSGAAPVNRVEVSTDGGATWDDAVLAPADPEHPYAWRAWSYEWTATPGRAELLVRAADESGDTQPVEQEWNRQGMANNLVQRVPVTVVT